The segment CGGCAGGCCGCAAGAGGCGTCGCTAGCCCCCGCCCGAGCAGCGGAAATCCACACACCGCTTCGAGTACATTCCTGAAGAGCGCACGTATCTCATTGATGCTGCAGCGCTTTTTCTAGTAGAATGAGTCAACGGACGGTCTCGCGACGGTCATGTTGGGGTGGAAGCTGAAGATGCGGAATTGTTGCTCTGTGCTCGTCGTTTTGGTGGGAGGGTTGATGCTGGGAACGTTCGGGCCACAGCCCGAAGCGGTCCACGCGGAAGCGATCACCGGCATCTGCCCGGACGGCAGCATGTACATCGTCCAATCGGCGTCCAAGGTGCCGTGCAAGCACTCGAAGCGGGTGCGGCCCGAAGACGTACCGCCCGTGCGCCCCGAGTATCGCCCCACGCCGTACACATGGGATGTGTGGAACGAGCGCAACGATCCGAACAATCCCTACAACCTGATCGACGCGGCCAATCAGGTGCGCGAGTTCCAGGAGACCTTGCCCAGCGTGGAAGCTGCGCCCGCGCCGGGTATGGCACGCCCCGCTGGCGCGGGATCCGCCGGCCCGCCGGTTGCTGCTGCGCCGCCCGGGGAAGTGCGCCCCCTCGATCTTGGGCTCTCCGACCAGGAGCTGCGCGATCTCTATCGCATCGTCGAGCTTTCCCAGGAGCATGCGCCCGCGCACATCGGGCGCCGCACCGCGGATGGAAAGGGCATCTTCGAGGTCGCCTTTGCCCATTCCCGAGCCTTCGAAGCGGTTCTGCAGCGCGCTTGGAGCTCGCGCGGTGGCCTGGCCGATGGGCCCGTGTTGATCTTCACGGCCCGTTCCAAGCGGCCCGAAGCCTTCCACGCGAACTTTACGGTGCTTCAGGGGCATCTGAGCTACCAGCCCAACGCTACGGACGCGCGCCAGCTCGGCATTCTTCAGGGGCGGCTCGGTGACCTCGACGCGAACGAGATCGTCACCGGCTATGTCGTCCTGCCCGAGGCGATCGACCTCTCGCAAGACGTCGAGCTCTACTGGAACGATCGCCGGGTCCGCGCCCGCCTCGGAGCGCGACGAGCCGCCCAGAACTGAGCCCCTCGATTCGTCGAGCGCTCTGGTTCGGCAAGGGCATTCGGTTGGAGCGGCGAAGCGCCGTCTGACTGACGGCCACGGCAAAGTCGGCCAACAACCATCTACGGCCACCTGCGGTACCGCCCCGGCTCCGGTGTAGAATTCGAGAGACGAGGAGGACACGAAATGCCCGAGGTCGTGAGGCGCGCCAATTCGCAAGCCTCGATCCGGATGGCCCTCGTCGGTCTGGCCGGCACGGCCATCATTTTGGCGGGGCTCCTCTTCTTGCTCGCGCGCCATCTGGACTGGACGCTCGGCTGGATCTACGTGGGCATCATCGTCGTGACCCTGGCCATCAACCTGGCGTGCGTGCAGCGCTGGAACCCCGGGCTGATCCGCAGGCGCGTAGGCTTCCGTAGGGGGACCAAGGCCTGGGACGTTGTGTGGCTTGTGCTGTTCGGTGCAGTGGTCATCGCAGTCTACGTCGTCGCGGTACTCGAGCCGCGCGATGAGGTATGGAGAGCGCCTGGGGTAGCGTGGCTGGCGGGCCTGGCCATTTTCGTCCCCGGATGGGCCTTGGTGATCTGGTCCATGGTCGTGAATCCGTTCTTCGAGAAGACGGTGCGCATCCAGACGGACTGCGGGCATCGCGTGATCGATTCGGGGCCCTACGCCTACGTGCGACACCCTGGTTACGTCGGCTTCCTGGGCTGGATCCTCTCGACGCCGCTCCTGCTCCCGTCGGCCTCGGCCTTCGTGCCGGCCCTGCTCGCGGGCATCTTGCTCGTGATCCGCACGGCGCTCGAGGATCGCACGCTCCGCGCGGAACTACCCGGCTACGCCGAGTACGCTGCTCGGGTTCGCTTCCGCCTGATCCCGCGCGTCTGGTAGGCGAGAGACCCGCCGAGAGCTCCCGCGCGTTGGAGCTGACCAACCACCGATCCACAACATTTGACAGCATCTCTTGTAGAGGGACGCGTTCGCTGAGCCAGGGGCGACCACCGAAGCGATTGGCACCGTTGTGGAATCCTACGAGGAGGCGACGGATTCAGCGGGGGAAACTCAGGTAGAGCTGGGTGTAGACGTAGCTGCCGTCTGCGGCGCGTGCGATGCCGATGCCCGTGGCGTTGAAGGGGCGCGCGACCAGGTTCTGGTGGTGGGCTGGGGAGTGGATCCAGCCCGAGAGGATCTCGGCGTTGGGGCCGGCCTTGTTGGTCCGGCCAACGTTTTCGGCGGCCATCGAGAAGCCCGTGATTCCGGCCCGCTCGAGGCGAGCGACCCAGTCCAGGCCTTCCGGGGAGGCGTGAGAGAGGTAGTTGCGCCGGGCCATGTCCTCGGAATGCGCACGTGCGACGGCGTCGAGATCCGGGCGACGCTGGAGCGAGATCAGGTGGTTCTCGCGGCGGAAGGCGTTGACGTCTCCGGCCAGGAGGCCCTCCATGCGCGCGATGTCCGGATCCGCCGCGTAGGCCCACGGTGCGGTGAGCGGCACGAGCAGCACGAGCGAGAGCCACAGGCCGAACACGAAGTAGGCCGCGTGCCACAACGTTCGGGGCATCAGGACGGATCCTGCGGGCCGCGGGTCCCATCGTCCCAACTGGACTGCTCTTCGAGCGGGGAGGGCGCGTCCCATGCCGGTTGGCTGAGCGTCTCCGGATCCACGGACTCCTGGAGCATCTCCTCCAGCAGCTCTCGGCGAGCGAGTCGACCATTCTCGTAGTAGGAGCGGGTATCGATCAGGCCGTCGCCGTCCTGGTCTTCGTCGCGCTGCCGGATCCTCTGCTCACCGTCGTAGAGCGTGACCCGGTCGATCCGGCCGTCTCCATTGAGATCCTCGCGTTCGCGGACGACCTTACCGCTTTCGTAGAAAGCCATGCGGTTTCGGAATCCGTCGCCATTCAGATCCTGTTCTTCCCGTGCGATCTCACCTTCGCGATAGAAGATCCAGGTGTCGAGGAAGCCGTCGAAATCCGTGTCGCGGCGTTGACGGGCCATCTCGCCCTTCCGGTACTCGGCCCACGAATCGAGGCGCCCGTCCAGATTCGTGTCTTCCTCCACGCTCTGTTGGGATCCATCCCGGTCGAAATAGACCGTGCGATCCGGGGCGGAATCACCGTCCTCGTCGAAGAGCTCGCGCACGCGTTTGCCATTGTGCCGGTAGACCCAGCGGTCCGGGCGGCCGTTCCCGTCGCGATCCGAGACCTCGTCCGCTACACCGCCGCGACGGGGCGCGGTTTCGGATGTGCTTTCGGATGCCCGCGCTTGGGCCACGTCTTCCGGGCGCGCCTTCGGAGGCAAGCCGGCCTGGAGGACGGCGAGTTCATCGGCGATCGAGAAAGAGCGCCCCGTCGGGGCGACCGATGCGTGGCGCGTGGGCTCCGGTGCCGTTTCCGAGCCCTGAGGGGGGACCGGAATGGGGATCGGGATGGGAGGCATGTTGCCGCCCGAAAGCGGGCCCAGCTGGCGTTCCATATTCGCGAGTCGGGCGTTCTCGACGGCTCGATGGGGATCAGTGGGGGCCACGGGCACCTGCGGGACGGGCGAAGCGCTGGGAGCCGGCGCGCCTCGACTCGTCTGCCGCTGACTCTGGCCGGTGTTGCTGCTCTGGGTCTGCTGTTGGCTCGGGCCGGCCCCCTTCGCTGCTCCAACGGCGGCCGCTGCAGGCCCGGCGATAACTGCAGCCGGCGCCTTGACGGCTTCCTTGGCCAGGCCTTTGCCTCCATAGATCTTTTTTCGGTAGCCGTCCTCCTTGCTCTTCGAACCGCCAAGGAATGTGATCTCACCAGCCCCTGGCGCAGTCCCTGGCTTGTTGGGGTCGGGCATCGGGATGCTTTGCCCAGGCAAGATCACCTTGGCGCCAACGCCGAAATCGAAGGTCGGATTGCGTTCGACCCCTCGTTCGGTATCTCCGGTCGCGCAGGCCAGAGCGCTGGCGGCGAGGAAGACGATCAGCGAGCGAGTCATCGCGGATGTGCAAGACATGTTCACCTCCCGGAGACCTGCATTTCTGCGCAGAACTCCAGGGAGCGGTGCTGCAAGAAGCGTGCGCGGGAAGGGGGCTGGGCCCCCGGAGGCCGATCGCCCTCCAGGGGCGGGGCCTTCCGCGGACGGCTGCCGACGGATTGCCTATCGCTGGGCAGGAGAGATGGGAAGTTCCTTTCCCAGGATGGCGACTCGCTCAGCCCTCTCCGTCGTCTTTGCTTCGACGGCCGACCCGATCGATCAGCAGGGTGGCAGCGAGCCCGGCAAGGATCAGCCCGGCGGCACCGGAAAGTTGCGAGCTGCTCGGGCCGAATCGCTCGACGCGCCAATCTTCGGGATCAATCTCCGCAATGTCTGCCGTGCTGA is part of the bacterium genome and harbors:
- a CDS encoding isoprenylcysteine carboxylmethyltransferase family protein; its protein translation is MPEVVRRANSQASIRMALVGLAGTAIILAGLLFLLARHLDWTLGWIYVGIIVVTLAINLACVQRWNPGLIRRRVGFRRGTKAWDVVWLVLFGAVVIAVYVVAVLEPRDEVWRAPGVAWLAGLAIFVPGWALVIWSMVVNPFFEKTVRIQTDCGHRVIDSGPYAYVRHPGYVGFLGWILSTPLLLPSASAFVPALLAGILLVIRTALEDRTLRAELPGYAEYAARVRFRLIPRVW
- a CDS encoding CAP domain-containing protein, which produces MPRTLWHAAYFVFGLWLSLVLLVPLTAPWAYAADPDIARMEGLLAGDVNAFRRENHLISLQRRPDLDAVARAHSEDMARRNYLSHASPEGLDWVARLERAGITGFSMAAENVGRTNKAGPNAEILSGWIHSPAHHQNLVARPFNATGIGIARAADGSYVYTQLYLSFPR